Proteins encoded together in one Branchiostoma floridae strain S238N-H82 chromosome 18, Bfl_VNyyK, whole genome shotgun sequence window:
- the LOC118406074 gene encoding zinc finger CCHC domain-containing protein 3-like, which produces MRRDNSICVTYTAQKDKLSEQETWALLDSVGIPTSSLQTVQALNATSFDLTFRTLHDRKLYGGKLSALQYLDVRVYGSAETVVTATRIPDEFDDNHVRHWLSRYGQVLASRMTTYRDRPTVRNGNRQYKVILKPGANIPSSWRLADGRLAFFRYVGQQRTCLKCYQEGHEAAQCTVIFCNKCQLIGHTSAECSNQVVCNQCGKEGHTARRCPTSYANKLLPDNKWTSGPAAEATVASAKTPGQSEQSQVNETVSSGKSQSEQTNETDSSDSGSEESGEDDSAEEFASSDELTEKERELLLEATQPSPSSAERIEPNGEQETAHPRNKKRKKRKGKAKNGRKQNNEVEESQSQTPVKNVVAKKKAPTYWRPVI; this is translated from the coding sequence ATGAGGAGAGACAACTCAATTTGCGTTACGTATACCGCTCAGAAAGACAAGCTATCTGAGCAGGAGACCTGGGCACTCCTGGACTCTGTGGGGATACCTACATCCAGTCTCCAGACAGTGCAAGCGCTGAACGCTACGTCTTTTGATTTGACCTTCCGTACGCTTCACGATAGAAAGTTGTATGGGGGTAAACTCTCGGCACTACAGTACTTAGATGTCCGTGTGTACGGAAGTGCTGAGACAGTCGTCACAGCAACCCGTATACCGGACGAGTTTGATGACAATCACGTACGGCACTGGCTATCCCGTTATGGACAGGTCCTGGCTTCCCGTATGACCACCTACAGGGACAGACCTACTGTCCGTAATGGGAACAGGCAGTACAAGGTTATACTCAAACCAGGGGCAAACATCCCGTCCTCTTGGAGGTTAGCAGACGGTCGGTTAGCCTTTTTCCGGTATGTCGGACAACAAAGAACATGTCTGAAATGTTACCAGGAAGGGCACGAGGCAGCACAATGTACTGTCATCTTCTGTAACAAATGCCAACTGATTGGGCATACCTCTGCGGAATGCAGCAATCAAGTAGTCTGTAATCAGTGCGGCAAGGAGGGACACACCGCACGTCGGTGCCCCACGTCATATGCCAACAAACTGCTGCCTGACAATAAGTGGACCAGCGGTCCGGCTGCTGAGGCAACCGTGGCCAGTGCTAAGACCCCTGGTCAGAGTGAGCAGTCTCAAGTAAACGAGACTGTCTCCAGTGGTAAGAGTCAGAGTGAGCAAACAAACGAGACTGACTCCAGCGACTCTGGGTCGGAGGAGAGCGGGGAAGATGATTCCGCCGAGGAATTTGCTTCCTCTGACGAACTGACGGAGAAAGAAAGGGAGCTGCTTCTTGAAGCAACCCAACCATCTCCGAGCTCTGCGGAGCGCATTGAACCAAACGGGGAGCAAGAAACAGCCCATCCTCGCAACAAGAAGCGCAAGAAGCGCAAGGGCAAGGCCAAAAATGGCCGCAAACAGAACAACGAGGTCGAAGAGTCTCAGAGTCAGACACCAGTCAAAAATGTGGTGGCCAAGAAGAAGGCCCCCACATACTGGAGACCCGTCATCTGA